In Corynebacterium aquatimens, one genomic interval encodes:
- a CDS encoding glyceraldehyde-3-phosphate dehydrogenase yields the protein MDDWNKKLSQAQEMLPLISYLHREHNTVTSIYGRILVGMTDIDVIKAHRYARRVVERELPLEATLPILRELATMNLGTSSIDVGRLAKNYSRTEGVELREFLEQELAEVISGDSHRAPHDVVLYGFGRIGRLLARILISREAQYGGVRLRAVVVRKKGDDDIVKRASLLRRDSVHGAFNGTISVDHENEIIWANGTPIQMIYSNDPASIDYTAYGINDAIVVDNTGRWTDRPGLSQHLQSKGVARVLLTAPGKGDVKNIVYGINHATIDDSEQDRVLSAASCTTNAITPVLKVVSDRWGVKFGHVETVHSYTNDQNLADNYHSGPRRGRAAALNMVITKTGAAKAVAKALPEFAGKLTGNAIRVPTPDVSMAVLNLELNQEVDRDDVNNYLRRVSTDSSLRQQIDYIQSPDVVSTDFVGTTHAGIVDGLATIVSGNHLVLYVWYDNEFGYSNQVVRIVEEIAGVRPKILPVRKNPAEIR from the coding sequence ATGGACGATTGGAATAAGAAGCTTTCCCAGGCCCAGGAGATGCTGCCGCTGATCAGCTACCTCCACCGTGAGCACAACACGGTGACGTCGATCTACGGGCGAATTCTGGTGGGCATGACCGACATCGATGTGATCAAGGCGCACCGCTACGCGCGCCGCGTGGTCGAGCGTGAGCTGCCGCTGGAGGCGACCCTGCCGATCCTGCGTGAGCTGGCGACGATGAACTTGGGCACGAGCTCCATCGACGTGGGGCGTCTGGCCAAAAACTACTCGCGCACCGAGGGCGTGGAGCTGCGAGAATTCCTTGAGCAAGAGCTCGCTGAAGTGATCAGCGGGGACAGCCACCGCGCGCCGCACGACGTGGTGCTGTACGGTTTCGGCCGCATCGGCCGTCTGCTCGCCCGCATCTTGATCTCCCGTGAGGCGCAGTACGGCGGCGTGCGCTTGCGTGCCGTCGTTGTGCGTAAGAAGGGCGACGACGACATTGTGAAGCGCGCCTCGCTGCTTCGCCGCGACTCCGTGCACGGCGCGTTCAACGGAACGATCAGCGTTGATCATGAAAATGAGATCATCTGGGCCAACGGCACCCCGATCCAGATGATTTACTCCAACGACCCGGCCTCGATCGACTACACGGCCTACGGCATCAATGACGCGATCGTGGTGGACAACACCGGTCGCTGGACCGACCGCCCGGGTCTGTCCCAGCACCTGCAGTCCAAGGGCGTGGCGCGCGTGCTGCTCACCGCGCCGGGCAAGGGCGATGTGAAGAACATCGTCTACGGCATCAACCACGCGACTATCGACGACTCGGAGCAGGACCGCGTCCTGTCCGCTGCGTCGTGCACCACCAACGCGATCACGCCGGTGCTCAAGGTGGTCTCCGACCGCTGGGGCGTGAAGTTCGGCCACGTGGAAACAGTTCACTCCTACACCAATGACCAGAACCTGGCGGACAACTACCACTCTGGCCCGCGCCGTGGTCGCGCTGCCGCGCTGAACATGGTGATCACCAAGACCGGTGCCGCAAAGGCCGTGGCCAAGGCCCTTCCGGAGTTCGCCGGCAAGCTCACCGGCAACGCCATCCGCGTGCCCACCCCGGACGTCTCCATGGCGGTGCTCAACTTGGAGCTGAACCAAGAAGTCGACCGCGACGACGTGAACAACTACCTGCGCCGCGTCTCCACGGACTCTTCCCTGCGCCAGCAGATCGACTACATCCAGTCCCCGGACGTTGTCTCCACCGACTTCGTTGGCACCACGCACGCGGGCATCGTTGATGGCTTAGCGACGATCGTTTCGGGCAACCACCTTGTCCTCTACGTCTGGTACGACAACGAGTTCGGGTACTCCAACCAGGTGGTCCGCATCGTCGAGGAGATCGCGGGCGTGCGCCCGAAGATCTTGCCGGTGCGCAAGAACCCCGCGGAAATCCGCTAG
- a CDS encoding enoyl-CoA hydratase/isomerase family protein produces MDETIIETRNATGVITLNRPKVLNALSAQMIADITAALRSWREDDSITQVIIESSSEKFCAGGDVRAARKQLIDGNIEAVENYFDAEYEMDYLIATYPKPVISLMSGVIMGGGLGLTAHGSHRVVTRDAFAAMPEMKIGYFVDVGMTHLLQRLPGHPSQALAAFISLTGYRLSADDMMDTGLATHLVGSAEELGELRQALIKGADPSGNDTDFPFAEPGESELAQHYGVIEQTFTGSWPQIRGNVEEVGGSLKELVDKHCEGASPSSLVATAELILANDPKKVDLRGALDNEEKLQRVILREPDFVEGVRAVLVDKDNAPKFAPQPDPGHYRAVLG; encoded by the coding sequence ATGGACGAGACGATTATCGAAACCCGCAACGCCACCGGCGTGATCACACTCAACCGTCCGAAAGTGCTCAACGCGCTCAGTGCGCAGATGATTGCCGACATCACTGCGGCGCTTCGGAGTTGGCGCGAGGACGACTCCATCACCCAGGTCATCATCGAGTCCTCCAGCGAGAAATTCTGCGCCGGCGGCGACGTTCGTGCTGCGCGCAAGCAGCTTATCGACGGCAACATCGAGGCCGTCGAAAACTACTTCGACGCCGAGTACGAGATGGACTACCTCATCGCCACTTACCCCAAACCCGTCATCAGCCTCATGAGCGGCGTCATCATGGGCGGCGGGCTCGGGCTCACCGCGCACGGCAGCCACCGAGTGGTCACGCGCGACGCGTTCGCCGCCATGCCGGAGATGAAGATCGGCTACTTCGTCGATGTGGGCATGACCCACCTGCTTCAGCGTCTACCAGGCCATCCCAGCCAGGCCCTGGCGGCGTTTATCTCGCTCACCGGCTACCGGCTCAGCGCCGACGACATGATGGACACCGGCCTGGCCACCCACCTCGTTGGATCCGCGGAAGAGTTGGGGGAGCTACGCCAGGCGCTCATCAAAGGTGCGGACCCCTCCGGCAACGACACGGATTTCCCGTTCGCCGAGCCCGGGGAGTCTGAACTCGCCCAGCACTACGGCGTGATCGAGCAGACCTTCACCGGGTCGTGGCCACAGATCCGCGGCAACGTGGAAGAGGTGGGAGGGAGTTTGAAAGAACTCGTCGATAAGCATTGCGAGGGAGCCTCTCCGTCATCGCTGGTGGCGACCGCCGAGCTGATCCTCGCGAACGACCCGAAGAAGGTCGACCTGCGCGGGGCTCTGGACAATGAAGAGAAGCTCCAACGGGTGATCTTGCGCGAGCCGGACTTCGTCGAAGGCGTGCGTGCGGTGCTCGTGGACAAGGATAACGCGCCGAAATTCGCGCCCCAGCCGGACCCTGGGCACTACCGCGCGGTCCTTGGCTAG
- a CDS encoding heme oxygenase (biliverdin-producing), translating to MTTTLTAETLSRPMPLPLSVELKEATAATHDTAEKSTFMTDLMRGELAYADVVNLTSQYWFIYSALEEAVRRTSATPAVASVADPRIERLSALEHDLAEMIGADWREVISPTPATQRYVATLNSLGAAQAASVVAHHYVRYLGDITGGQAIARMLADAYEIPAEQLTFYDFAAIGKTPPYRKAYKAALDSLPIDADEREELLDAAREAFACNTAVFNDLATLNDA from the coding sequence ATGACAACCACCCTGACCGCCGAAACGCTGTCGCGCCCGATGCCGCTCCCGCTGTCGGTGGAGCTCAAGGAAGCCACCGCCGCAACCCACGACACCGCCGAGAAATCCACCTTCATGACGGACCTCATGCGCGGCGAGTTGGCGTACGCGGACGTGGTCAACCTGACGTCGCAGTATTGGTTCATCTACTCCGCGCTCGAAGAGGCCGTGCGCCGCACCTCGGCCACCCCGGCTGTGGCGTCTGTCGCCGATCCGCGGATCGAGCGTCTGTCGGCCCTCGAGCACGACCTGGCAGAGATGATCGGCGCGGACTGGCGCGAAGTCATCTCCCCCACCCCGGCCACCCAGCGCTACGTGGCGACACTGAATTCTCTCGGCGCCGCGCAGGCCGCCTCGGTGGTCGCCCACCACTACGTGCGCTACTTGGGTGATATCACCGGCGGCCAGGCGATTGCCCGCATGCTGGCCGACGCTTACGAGATCCCGGCGGAGCAGCTCACCTTTTACGACTTCGCGGCCATCGGCAAGACCCCTCCCTACCGCAAGGCCTACAAGGCCGCGCTTGACTCCCTACCCATCGATGCCGACGAACGCGAGGAGCTTCTCGACGCCGCCCGCGAGGCCTTCGCCTGCAACACCGCCGTCTTCAACGACCTAGCGACGCTTAACGACGCCTAA
- a CDS encoding HtaA domain-containing protein has protein sequence MKWTKLAAVSAAASLTVMGGALPAVIDVAAPLAGAQEAGAANTHRQVQNGTMTWGVKESFRGYVVGNIAKGAIYVNGQEVASKQSGRRAAPFNFTATKSSLSSPTSGVIAFNESVRFIGHNYGNGPLLDLELSNIRLQFNGSSAELVVDYKTVEFKGMDTKAIPDPPRTGSDKVLATLSLSGADFSKDRVTVNGTNVTLTPFGREIFANFYDESRSDLDDLTATFSVSDTAGAPPAGPSISGGGGAGGGATRSNAKDGPAALLGTVNDTLTEINGLIVNSNNVLDNSEKLFRPRGAAAARGSGGSGTTASGAGATGGTAGGGAPFSAADVGPVSTKSGSPVGGGAGAGGATGNTGGGASAPSGNAGAGGGNAGTAKTATTAAGGGSGSGDVCKDDGSRGVQSAKAAWGVRQSFRNYIRGTIAKGKWQLSGVGDTNNAFQWTGNSGAVNVNKKSGTILFPGTIRFTGHNGILDTQFSNMEIQFAGNSGQLILNVKSNDVEGNPHDYGRVVLANLAFSQLDVSEGSVSGTASTSLTAAGAEAFAQFYPTGDALDPISFTAQLGGKPNCAQGQGGSVSGAATGQGGSAAQAAALRSGGSAGGESASAVTAADSGDSADGSVFDEQDGIDATSESKGTGTSKFNIKNGNADDGVTGGWDDSAIAQTITLLASFLASGGVLARFAVRN, from the coding sequence ATGAAATGGACCAAGCTCGCCGCCGTCTCCGCCGCAGCCTCGCTGACCGTGATGGGCGGCGCGCTTCCCGCTGTCATTGACGTGGCCGCACCGCTGGCCGGGGCGCAAGAGGCTGGCGCCGCTAACACCCACCGCCAGGTACAAAACGGCACCATGACCTGGGGAGTCAAGGAATCCTTCCGCGGCTATGTCGTGGGCAACATCGCCAAGGGCGCGATCTACGTCAACGGCCAAGAAGTGGCCAGCAAGCAATCCGGCCGCAGAGCCGCACCATTCAACTTCACGGCCACAAAGTCCAGCTTGTCCTCCCCCACCTCCGGCGTGATTGCGTTCAATGAGAGCGTCCGCTTCATCGGCCACAATTACGGTAACGGTCCGTTGCTCGACTTGGAACTGAGCAACATCAGGCTGCAGTTCAACGGCAGCTCCGCCGAATTAGTTGTGGATTACAAGACAGTGGAGTTCAAGGGCATGGACACGAAAGCCATCCCCGACCCGCCGCGCACCGGCAGCGACAAGGTTCTGGCCACACTGTCCCTAAGCGGCGCCGACTTTTCCAAGGACCGCGTCACGGTCAACGGCACCAACGTCACGCTCACGCCTTTCGGGCGCGAGATCTTCGCGAACTTCTACGACGAGAGCCGATCTGACCTCGACGACCTGACCGCCACGTTCTCTGTGAGCGATACTGCAGGTGCTCCGCCAGCAGGCCCGTCCATCTCCGGTGGTGGCGGCGCCGGCGGCGGTGCAACCCGCTCCAACGCCAAGGATGGACCGGCCGCCCTTTTGGGCACGGTCAACGACACGCTTACCGAGATCAACGGCCTGATCGTCAACTCCAACAACGTCCTGGACAACTCGGAGAAGCTGTTCCGCCCGCGCGGAGCGGCGGCAGCCCGAGGCAGCGGTGGCAGCGGCACTACAGCCAGCGGTGCAGGCGCAACCGGAGGGACTGCCGGGGGCGGAGCACCTTTCTCGGCCGCTGATGTCGGACCAGTGTCCACGAAATCCGGCTCGCCCGTCGGTGGTGGCGCCGGCGCTGGCGGCGCTACCGGCAACACCGGTGGTGGTGCCAGCGCACCAAGCGGCAACGCGGGTGCAGGCGGCGGAAACGCCGGCACCGCCAAGACTGCCACCACAGCAGCTGGCGGCGGCAGCGGATCCGGGGATGTCTGCAAAGACGACGGCTCCCGCGGCGTGCAAAGCGCCAAGGCCGCTTGGGGTGTGCGCCAGTCCTTCCGCAACTACATCCGCGGCACCATCGCCAAAGGCAAATGGCAGCTCAGCGGAGTGGGCGACACCAACAACGCCTTTCAGTGGACCGGTAACTCCGGTGCGGTCAACGTGAACAAGAAATCCGGCACGATTCTGTTCCCCGGCACCATCCGTTTTACCGGCCACAACGGCATCCTGGACACCCAGTTTTCCAACATGGAGATCCAGTTCGCCGGTAACTCCGGCCAACTCATCTTGAACGTCAAGTCCAACGATGTCGAGGGCAACCCGCACGACTACGGCCGCGTTGTCCTGGCGAACCTCGCTTTCAGCCAGCTCGATGTGTCCGAAGGTTCAGTGTCCGGCACCGCATCCACCTCGCTGACAGCCGCTGGCGCGGAAGCGTTCGCCCAGTTCTACCCGACAGGCGATGCGCTCGACCCGATCTCATTTACCGCACAGCTGGGCGGCAAGCCCAACTGCGCCCAAGGTCAGGGCGGCAGCGTCTCCGGCGCGGCCACCGGCCAGGGTGGTTCGGCTGCTCAAGCTGCCGCCCTGCGCAGCGGTGGGTCCGCAGGCGGCGAATCCGCGTCCGCCGTTACCGCAGCTGACAGTGGCGACTCAGCCGACGGCAGCGTGTTCGACGAGCAAGACGGAATCGACGCCACGAGCGAAAGCAAGGGCACCGGCACCAGCAAGTTCAACATCAAAAACGGTAACGCCGACGACGGCGTGACCGGCGGGTGGGACGACTCCGCAATCGCACAAACGATCACCTTGCTGGCCTCCTTCCTCGCTTCCGGCGGCGTGCTCGCGCGGTTCGCGGTGCGCAACTAG
- a CDS encoding heme/hemin ABC transporter substrate-binding protein, producing the protein MKKSLLGALLASLTWALMLTGCASWDNPTDVQTQNSELADSLQASGDPHAATGVARVDNLTEVEPLTDDPKPALPVELTDADGYDVTVTDTSRILALDLYGTYTKTLRGLGFSENIVGRTVSSDEDSLKDLPVVTEGGHTLNPEAVLNLKPTLVIVDHSIGPQEAIDQIRDAGVTTVVMQPERKMDSIGQDIRDLSAVVGVPTLGNQLAERTEKELEQAREAIAKVVPDEPLRMSFLYARGTGGVFYLLGDENHTKDLIEALGGVDVNTQQGIGAPSPASPEALAKVNPEMFIMMNGGLTSTGEIDGLLQRPGVAQTQAGKNKRVLTLPDGDSLAYGPQTPELLLRAAHALYGEG; encoded by the coding sequence ATGAAGAAATCCTTGCTGGGGGCTCTGCTGGCCTCGCTGACGTGGGCACTCATGCTCACTGGCTGCGCCTCATGGGACAACCCCACCGACGTGCAAACCCAAAACAGTGAGCTCGCCGACTCTCTCCAGGCCTCCGGTGACCCCCACGCCGCCACTGGGGTCGCTCGCGTTGACAACCTCACGGAGGTCGAGCCGCTTACCGACGACCCCAAGCCAGCACTGCCCGTCGAACTCACCGACGCCGACGGTTACGACGTCACAGTCACCGACACCTCGCGCATTCTCGCGCTAGACCTCTACGGCACCTACACCAAGACCCTTCGCGGTCTGGGCTTTTCCGAAAATATCGTCGGCCGTACCGTGAGCTCGGATGAGGACTCACTGAAAGACCTCCCCGTCGTGACCGAAGGCGGCCACACGCTCAACCCCGAGGCCGTGCTCAACCTCAAACCAACGCTGGTCATCGTCGACCACTCCATCGGCCCGCAGGAAGCCATCGACCAGATCCGCGACGCGGGCGTGACCACCGTGGTCATGCAGCCGGAGCGCAAGATGGATTCCATCGGCCAAGACATTCGCGACCTCTCCGCCGTCGTCGGCGTGCCCACGCTTGGCAACCAGCTGGCCGAACGCACCGAGAAAGAGCTCGAGCAGGCGCGTGAAGCGATCGCAAAGGTCGTGCCGGACGAGCCGCTGCGCATGTCCTTCCTCTATGCCCGCGGCACCGGCGGCGTGTTCTACCTTCTCGGCGACGAAAACCACACCAAAGACCTCATCGAAGCGCTCGGCGGTGTGGATGTGAACACCCAGCAGGGCATCGGCGCCCCGTCACCAGCAAGCCCAGAGGCCCTAGCGAAAGTCAATCCCGAAATGTTCATCATGATGAACGGCGGACTGACTTCCACAGGCGAGATCGACGGCCTGCTGCAACGCCCAGGTGTTGCCCAAACGCAGGCCGGCAAGAACAAACGCGTGCTCACGCTTCCAGACGGCGACTCACTCGCCTACGGCCCCCAAACCCCGGAGCTTTTACTGCGCGCCGCGCACGCGCTGTACGGTGAAGGGTAA
- a CDS encoding FecCD family ABC transporter permease, whose translation MTTQHQPSPAEGLTAARTFRKRRVRRVALFVVIIALLFVTAVFSVMVGQYELPISELWPILIAGPMNATDLDSSVLWQIRLPRLVLGLFVGAGLGLGGALMQAVFSNPLAEPSIIGVTSGSGVGAAAAIVFGTGTLGVWSVPVCAFVAGVLTTLIVYQLSRTAGKVQVINLVLVGIAANAIAGAAISMLVFLAPTSAREQIIFWQMGTLSGAKWEHTGIVALIVTTVTLIAFLLGRKLDLLALGDTAATHVGINVSRLRIAAIVLSTLLTAAAVSFAGLIAFVGLVIPHIIRTVAGPSNRILLPASALGGALLIGSADIFARSLIPFADLPIGIFTALIGGPTFFFLLRQMIRKRQRA comes from the coding sequence ATGACCACACAGCACCAACCCTCCCCCGCGGAGGGTCTTACAGCCGCGCGCACCTTTAGAAAACGGCGCGTGCGGCGCGTCGCCTTATTTGTCGTCATCATCGCGCTTTTGTTCGTGACCGCCGTTTTCTCCGTCATGGTCGGCCAATACGAATTACCGATCAGCGAGTTGTGGCCAATCCTGATCGCCGGCCCCATGAATGCCACCGATCTAGACTCCTCCGTGCTCTGGCAGATCCGCCTTCCTAGGCTCGTGCTTGGCCTGTTTGTCGGCGCCGGATTGGGCTTGGGTGGTGCGCTCATGCAAGCGGTGTTTTCCAACCCGCTAGCCGAACCATCCATCATCGGCGTCACTAGCGGCTCCGGAGTCGGCGCCGCAGCCGCCATCGTTTTCGGTACCGGCACCTTGGGCGTGTGGTCCGTGCCCGTGTGCGCCTTCGTGGCCGGGGTGCTCACCACACTCATTGTTTATCAACTCTCGCGCACCGCCGGGAAAGTGCAAGTGATCAACCTAGTCTTAGTGGGTATCGCCGCCAACGCCATCGCCGGTGCGGCGATCTCTATGCTGGTCTTCTTAGCCCCAACCAGCGCCCGCGAACAGATCATCTTCTGGCAGATGGGGACGCTTTCCGGCGCGAAGTGGGAGCACACAGGGATCGTCGCGCTGATTGTGACCACCGTGACCCTGATCGCTTTCCTGCTCGGGCGCAAGTTGGACCTGCTGGCACTTGGCGACACCGCCGCAACCCACGTCGGTATTAATGTCTCCCGCCTGCGCATCGCCGCAATCGTTCTCTCGACCTTGCTCACCGCAGCAGCCGTATCGTTCGCCGGGCTCATTGCCTTCGTCGGGCTCGTCATCCCGCACATTATCCGTACAGTCGCAGGCCCCTCCAACCGCATCCTCCTGCCCGCCTCCGCCCTCGGCGGCGCCCTCCTGATCGGATCAGCCGACATCTTCGCGCGCAGTCTGATCCCGTTTGCCGACCTGCCCATCGGCATCTTCACCGCACTCATCGGCGGCCCCACCTTCTTCTTCCTCCTGCGCCAAATGATCCGGAAGAGGCAGCGCGCATGA
- a CDS encoding ABC transporter ATP-binding protein, with amino-acid sequence MTVTASNITVVKSGTTLLDDVSFTAPAGHVTALIGPNGAGKSTLLSAIAGDEPPLRGSVSLDGVDAFTADQRTLAQTRSVMLQDINVAFSFLVRDVVEMGRTPWSKTSDPATDQAVVDAALDIGGVTHLQDRDVTTLSGGERARVAFARILAQQTPVVFFDEPTAAMDVRFQQRTLGTIRLLAEHGKTVIVVLHDLQAAAQYCDHFICLREGRLVASGGRDDVYTDDVLSEVYNWPITVERTANGIFVTPGREEITAGSSVLFGRTRNS; translated from the coding sequence ATGACCGTCACAGCCTCCAACATTACAGTGGTCAAAAGTGGCACAACGCTTCTCGACGACGTGTCATTCACCGCACCGGCCGGCCACGTCACCGCCCTAATCGGCCCCAACGGCGCGGGAAAATCCACCCTGTTGTCAGCCATCGCCGGCGACGAGCCGCCACTTCGAGGGTCAGTCTCCCTCGACGGAGTCGACGCCTTCACCGCCGATCAGAGGACACTCGCGCAAACACGTTCCGTCATGCTCCAAGACATTAACGTGGCGTTCTCATTCCTCGTCCGCGACGTCGTGGAAATGGGCCGCACACCGTGGAGCAAGACCAGTGACCCCGCAACCGACCAAGCCGTGGTCGACGCTGCACTGGACATCGGCGGTGTCACCCACCTCCAAGACCGCGATGTCACCACGCTGTCCGGCGGTGAGCGCGCCCGCGTCGCCTTCGCCCGCATCCTGGCGCAGCAAACACCAGTTGTGTTCTTCGACGAGCCCACCGCCGCCATGGACGTCCGCTTCCAGCAGCGCACCCTGGGAACCATCCGACTTCTGGCCGAGCACGGCAAAACCGTCATCGTCGTACTCCACGACCTCCAGGCCGCCGCCCAGTACTGCGACCATTTCATTTGTCTGCGCGAAGGCAGACTCGTCGCCTCCGGCGGCCGCGACGACGTCTACACCGACGACGTCTTAAGCGAGGTCTACAACTGGCCGATCACGGTGGAGCGCACCGCCAACGGCATCTTCGTCACCCCCGGGCGGGAAGAAATTACGGCAGGTTCCTCCGTTCTCTTCGGCCGTACGAGAAACTCCTAA
- a CDS encoding HtaA domain-containing protein has translation MKRSLIAGMSAAAIAATALVAPQAVHAADPAPVVQSGSVETPIKDSFLGYIQGFAKGEIHVSEGAEKVLNGEKTKAFKLPVNADDTKLDANGNGTIELDGKIQFYGHKGLGANGGWGLDLNFSDIKLKVDGKKMQMLADYVSVGELPGGEGSKNSPADDALIAEYELVAPIKPEAGKEFDFKVNKGRLKDGGFDAFIAYSEQYKPEADAFGGTLKFAEKKKEEPTNTSKPEEPTNTSKPEEPTNTSKPEEPTNTSKPEEPTNTSKPEEPTNTSKPEEPTNTSKPAEPTNTSKPEEPTNTSKPAEPTNTSKPAEPTNTSKPAEPTNTSKPAEPTNTSKPAEPTSTSKPAEPTNTSKPAKPTNTSKPAKPTNTSKPAKPTNTSKPAEPTNTSKPAEPTNTSKPAEPTNTSKPAEPTNTSKPAEPTNTSKPAPNAGSSEKAKTAGIVIGVLAALAAIIGIIGFINSGALDSIMRQFRGALDSIMRQFR, from the coding sequence ATGAAACGATCCCTTATCGCAGGCATGAGCGCCGCAGCCATCGCAGCAACCGCACTCGTTGCGCCGCAAGCAGTCCACGCCGCAGACCCCGCCCCCGTCGTCCAGTCCGGCTCTGTGGAAACGCCGATCAAAGACAGCTTCCTGGGCTACATCCAGGGATTCGCCAAGGGCGAAATCCACGTTTCTGAAGGTGCGGAAAAGGTCCTGAACGGCGAAAAGACCAAAGCCTTCAAACTCCCCGTGAATGCAGACGACACGAAGCTCGACGCAAACGGCAACGGCACCATCGAGTTAGATGGAAAGATCCAGTTCTATGGCCACAAGGGCTTGGGCGCGAATGGCGGCTGGGGTCTTGACCTCAACTTCTCCGACATCAAGCTCAAGGTCGACGGCAAAAAGATGCAGATGCTCGCCGACTACGTCTCTGTCGGCGAGCTCCCCGGCGGTGAAGGCTCCAAGAACTCCCCCGCCGACGACGCCCTTATCGCCGAGTACGAGCTCGTTGCTCCGATCAAGCCCGAAGCCGGCAAGGAGTTCGACTTCAAGGTGAACAAAGGCCGCCTCAAGGATGGCGGCTTCGACGCCTTCATCGCCTACTCTGAGCAATACAAGCCCGAGGCCGACGCCTTCGGCGGCACGCTGAAGTTCGCTGAAAAGAAGAAGGAAGAGCCGACCAACACCAGCAAGCCGGAAGAGCCGACCAACACCAGCAAGCCGGAAGAGCCGACCAACACCAGCAAGCCGGAAGAGCCGACCAACACCAGCAAGCCGGAAGAGCCGACCAACACCAGCAAGCCGGAAGAGCCGACCAACACCAGCAAGCCGGAAGAGCCGACCAACACCAGCAAGCCGGCCGAGCCGACCAACACCAGCAAGCCGGAAGAGCCGACCAACACCAGCAAGCCGGCCGAGCCGACCAACACCAGCAAGCCGGCCGAGCCGACCAACACCAGCAAGCCGGCCGAGCCGACCAACACCAGCAAGCCGGCCGAGCCGACCAACACCAGCAAGCCGGCCGAGCCGACCAGCACCAGCAAGCCGGCCGAGCCGACCAACACCAGCAAGCCGGCCAAGCCGACCAACACCAGCAAGCCGGCCAAGCCGACCAACACCAGCAAGCCGGCCAAGCCGACCAACACCAGCAAGCCGGCCGAGCCGACCAACACCAGCAAGCCGGCCGAGCCGACCAACACCAGCAAGCCGGCCGAGCCGACCAACACCAGCAAGCCGGCCGAGCCGACCAACACCAGCAAGCCGGCCGAGCCGACCAACACCAGCAAGCCGGCACCGAACGCCGGCTCCTCGGAGAAAGCTAAGACCGCCGGTATCGTGATCGGCGTCCTCGCCGCTCTCGCAGCCATCATCGGCATCATCGGGTTCATAAACAGTGGCGCACTGGACAGCATCATGCGCCAGTTCCGTGGCGCACTGGACAGCATCATGCGCCAGTTCCGTTAA
- a CDS encoding HtaA domain-containing protein — MFLAHTTGTRAAAAVATAATLTVASFVAPASAAAQDSETQPRITSGTVQWPIKASYLDYIQGFAEGRILTSQGVVPLKNGKQKVTNLRFPVNAEKSHVDGNGNGVIQLDGELQFYGHMSIPVEGKWGLDLNYKDFKIVVTNGTDAKITADYHVQGGLPNEEPKNEKVDDAELTRFTLPKKISGGTYRARVESMTLSDGGYNSLLAYNQNLEFKDAPLNITLNSGGQTAGSSGSSNESSADAGDATSSVEDFDAKLAELSSTEKGSLLERIITGVAILLAVSGLTVALAGIAKGMGDILGFQPPKLPPLPF; from the coding sequence ATGTTCCTCGCCCACACCACCGGCACCCGTGCAGCGGCTGCTGTCGCCACGGCGGCAACCTTGACTGTCGCAAGCTTTGTCGCCCCCGCCAGCGCCGCAGCCCAAGATTCCGAAACACAGCCACGTATCACCTCGGGCACTGTCCAGTGGCCGATCAAGGCGTCCTACCTCGACTACATCCAAGGCTTTGCGGAGGGCCGGATCCTCACCAGCCAGGGCGTTGTCCCGCTCAAGAACGGTAAGCAGAAGGTCACCAACCTCCGCTTCCCCGTCAACGCCGAAAAATCCCACGTTGACGGTAACGGCAACGGGGTGATTCAGCTCGACGGGGAGCTGCAGTTCTACGGGCACATGTCGATTCCGGTCGAGGGCAAATGGGGGCTGGATCTGAATTACAAAGACTTCAAGATCGTCGTCACGAACGGCACTGACGCCAAGATCACTGCGGACTATCACGTCCAAGGCGGCCTTCCCAACGAAGAGCCCAAGAACGAAAAAGTCGATGATGCGGAGCTCACCCGGTTTACGCTGCCCAAGAAAATCTCCGGAGGCACCTACCGCGCGCGCGTTGAGAGCATGACGCTTAGCGACGGCGGCTACAACTCACTTCTCGCCTACAACCAAAACCTTGAGTTCAAGGATGCGCCGCTTAACATCACGCTGAACAGCGGCGGGCAAACGGCTGGTTCCAGCGGCAGTTCCAATGAGAGTTCCGCCGACGCGGGTGATGCGACTTCTTCGGTCGAAGACTTCGACGCGAAGCTCGCCGAACTTTCTTCCACAGAGAAGGGGTCGCTTCTCGAGAGGATCATCACCGGCGTGGCCATCCTTCTGGCGGTGAGCGGTCTCACGGTCGCTCTTGCAGGCATTGCGAAAGGCATGGGCGATATTCTCGGCTTCCAGCCGCCGAAGCTTCCTCCGCTCCCCTTCTAA